Genomic segment of Sporanaerobacter acetigenes DSM 13106:
TCAATTCACCACTATCCATTTTAAGAAGTTTGTTGTACTTGTTGCACAAATTGGAATTTAAACGTATAACTTTTTCTTTCAATTCATCACTCAATCCGTACAAAATATCACCCCTTCATACTTCTATATATAAGTATAATACAATATTTAGTTTGAGGAAAACTTGTTTAAATTTTTATCTTGTTTTTTTGTGAAATATTTTTAAAAAACAGGTTGACTTAAAATGGTATATATGGTACAATTTAAATTGTAGAAAAAAGTCGATACATATTAAATAATTAGGAGGTATTTCAAAATGAAATCAACTGGTATTGTAAGAAAAGTAGACGAGCTAGGTAGAGTAGTTATACCTATAGAGCTTAGAAGGACTTTGGAAATTGCTGAGAAGGATGCTTTGGAAATTTACGTTGATGGAGAACAAATCATACTTAAAAAGTATGCTCCAGCTTGTATTTTCTGTGGACAAGCTAAAGACGTTCAAGTATTCAAAGGCAAAAATATTTGTCCAGCTTGTCTTGAAGAACTTAAAAAGTAATACTCTTTCCCATCCATTTTGGATGGGATTTTTATTCATAGATCTATGCTCTCCTTATATACTTGGTTTTTAGGTATATCTCTATCTTTGGATACTTTTTTTATTGCTTCTTTTTTGGAAAATCCATTTTCCATATACAATTTTATATGTTCTTTTATAGGAATATCTAGGAGAGGAACTTCCTTTTCCGCTTTTCCACCTTCTACTACAATGACAAATTCTCCTTTTCTATTTTCTCTGTATTTCTCTATTCCTTCTTCTATAGTACCTCTAAAAGTTTCTTCATGAATTTTAGTCAATTCTCTTGAAATAGAAATGCGTCTATTCCCTAATACTTCACACATATCTTTTAAAAGATCCATAAGCCTATGAGGAGCTTCGTAGAGTATAATGGTTCTTTCTTCGTTTTTTAATCTTTCTAACTCTTTTTTCCTATCCTTTTTGTTGGAGGGCAGAAATCCTTCAAATACAAATTTACCTGTAGGAAATCCCGACAACAAAAGGGCTGTAATAGATGCTGTGGAACCTGGAAGAACTATTACTTCTATTTTTTTTAAAATAGCTTCTCTTATAAGATCTTCCCCAGGATCTGATATACCTGGCATTCCAGCATCTGATACCAACGCAATATTTTCTCCCGCTTCAAGTTTTTCCAATAAAAATTTTCCCTTTTCCCATTTGTTATGTTCGTGATAACTTGTAAGGGGTTTTTTTATCTCATAATGATTTAATAGCTTTATGGTATGTCTTGTATCTTCTGCAGCTATTAAATCCACTTTATTTAACACATTTAAAGTCCTAATAGTTATATCTTCTAAATTTCCTATGGGAGTAGGACAAATATAAAGGGTTCCATTAGCCATTTTTATTTTCCACATCCATTCCATAAATTTTATATATTTCATCTGTATAAGTACCATCATGATTGTACACATACAAGGGTTTTTGAAATTTTAACTCTGATTTTCCACCCTTCATGCTCATAATAAGTAAAATATTAGGCTTTTCATCATATTTCGGGTGAACAAATTGAATAGACTTGGGTTCCAAATTATATTTTCTTAAAAGCCAAATTATATCTACAAGTCTATGGGGTCTATGAACCATGAAAAACTTCCCGCCTTGACACAATAAATAACTTGCAGTCCTCACTATATCTTCAAGACTACAGGCTATTTCATGTCTTGATATGGCAAAATTGTCCCTTTCATTTACAATCCCACCTCCCCCTTTCATATAGGGTGGGTTAGAGGTGACAAATTGAAATTGGCCGCTTTTAAATATTTCGGGTAGATTTTTTAAATCCATATTTAGTATTTCTATTTGTTCTCCTAAATTGTTCATCTTCACACTTCTACTAGCCATATCTGCCACTTCTTCTTGTATCTCGATGCCGTAAACTTTTTTAGGACTATATCTGGAACATAAAAATAGCGGAATTATACCTGTTCCCGTTCCTAAATCTAAACCCGTAGAATCTATTTTAATTTTTGAAAAATTGGAAAGAAGTATAGCATCTGTTCCATAAGAAAATTTCCCTCTATTTTGAATAATTTTGTAATTGCTTCCTGGAATAATATCTATTTTTTCTCCATCTCTCAATATTGTTTCCATAATATACTCCTTTAGTCTTTTGATGATTATAGCAAAAAAGACCCTTAAGGGTCTTTTTCTATGGACAAATTAGTCTTGCTTTGGAGCATCTACTGGGCATACATTTGCACATGCACCACATTCAATACATTTTTCTGGATCTATAACGTATCTATCATCTCCTGCGCTAATAGCTTCTACTGGACATTCAGCTGCACATGCACCACAGCTGATACAAGCATCTGTAATTTTATAAGCCATCTAGTTCACCCCCTTAGTCAACTTGTCTTATAACTGCTAATATTTTATCATTATTTTGCTAATAATAAAAGTGTATTAAATATATTTAATTGTTATTTTGATTGATTTCCTTTAATTTTCCTGTAAATCCCTATGTTTATTACAACATTCTTCAACTTCACAAGGACAATTTTCTTCAGGGATTATATATTCTGGGTCTATATCTTCAGTTATCTCTATATCATTTATGTTATATACAATCAAATCCTCTGTATCATCGCTTAAAGTAACCTTTACTTTAACATTTTCCATAATAGTATAGCTTTCTATTACTGTACCTCTTCCAAGAGGAGTGACAACTATAGTACCTATACTTGGCATTCTTTCAAGTATCTCCTCATACACATGATGCTCATATTTTAAGCAACACATAAGCCTTCCGCAAAGACCTGATATCTTTGTAGGATTTAATGATAAATCTTGTTCTTTGGCCATCTTTATTGAAACAGGCTCAAATTCCCCTAAAAAGGCAGTACAGCATACTGGCTTACCACAAGGACCTAGTCCACCTATCATCTTTGCCTCATCTCTAACTCCTATTTGTCTTAACTCTATTCTAGTCCTAAATATAGCAGCTAAATCTTTGACAAGCTCCCTGAAATCCACTCTGCCATCTGCTGTAAAATAAAATATGACTTTGTTGTTATCAAAAGTATATTCTACATCTACCAATTTCATCTGAAGACCATGTTCTTCTATCTTTTCTAAACATATGATGAAAGCTTCTTGAGCTTTTTCTTTGTTTTCTTCATGTATTTGACAATCTTCTTGTGTTGCTATTCTTAATACTTTTTTTAATGGTGGCACTATTTCCTCTTCAGTAACTTCCTTTGGACCAACTACTACGTGACCAAATTCTATACCTCTAGCCGTCTCTACTATAACACAATCATCTCTATTTATTTCTAGCTCATCTGGATCAAAATAATATATTTTACCTGCTTTTTTAAATCTGACTCCTACTACTTTTATCATTTTTAAACCTCCTGCATTTTCAAAAGCATTGTCTCTATTGAGAGTTGATAATTTAATCTTAAATCTATATTTCTTTTGGTCACCATAATATATTCCATTATATCATTTATTTTATCTTTTGATAAAAATTTTTGGCTCGATAGGATTTCCATTTTATCCCTGTTTATGATCAGATCAGTGCTATTTGTCTCTTTATATATAAATAAATCCCTGAACCAATAGAGAATTATATCTAATATCTCATCAATAGAATTTTTATTTGCCTCAAAAAAGCTTATATCGCTAAAAACCTTGAGCCTATCACCTTTAACTATTTCGTCTATAGTTTCTATAGTTTTCTCTCTTAAATTGAAGAATTCTTCATTTCTACAAAGTTCTATAGCCCTTCCTATACTTCCTCTAGAAAAAGAAGAAATAAATTCTGCTTCTTCTGTTTTCTTTCCATATTTCTCAATCAATACTTTGACTATTTTTTCCTTTTCAACTGGAATAAAATTTATTACTTCACATCTAGAAAGAATAGTCGGCAAGATATTTTCACTACTAGTACTTATGAGAATAATATTTACATAGCTGGGTGGCTCTTCCAATGTCTTTAGAAAAGCATTTTGTGCTTCTTTTCTCAGTTTGAAACTATCGTCTATAATATATATTTTTCTATTTCCCTCTAGTGGTTTCAACATCATGGACTTTATAGCTTCTTCTATTTGGCTCTTTTTTATTGTGTTTTTTTCAGCTTCAACAAGATAAAAATCTGGATGATTTGAAGAATCAAATTTAATACAAGAACTACATTCATTGCAAGGCTCTAATCCTCTTCTTTTACATAAAAGAGTTTTAGCAAACTCATAAGCTACTTTCTTTTTTCCTATAGCTTCAGGCCCTTGAAATAAATAGCTATGACTTATCTTGTCATTTTCTATAGCTCTTTTTAAACTTTGTATTATCTTCTCATGACCTACTATATCCATATTTAAATCCTCTTGAAATCGTCTATATCCATGATAAATATTGTTGCTCCGCCAATATTTATTTCTTGATTTCCTTTTTTTATGGCTCTTGAACTACATATTTCTTCTATGATGCTTAAAACATCATCTATTTGATTTTCTTCTACTCCTATTAAAAGAGTTGTGTTGCCTGATTTTAAAAATCCTCCTGTACTAGCCAATTTTGTCACTCTGAATTTGTTGCTCATCAATGCCTTTACAAGCTTTGGTGTATCTGCATCCTGAACAATAGCTATAAGTAACTTCATCTTCAAACCCCCTCACTATAA
This window contains:
- a CDS encoding AbrB/MazE/SpoVT family DNA-binding domain-containing protein, which gives rise to MKSTGIVRKVDELGRVVIPIELRRTLEIAEKDALEIYVDGEQIILKKYAPACIFCGQAKDVQVFKGKNICPACLEELKK
- the rsmI gene encoding 16S rRNA (cytidine(1402)-2'-O)-methyltransferase, giving the protein MEWMWKIKMANGTLYICPTPIGNLEDITIRTLNVLNKVDLIAAEDTRHTIKLLNHYEIKKPLTSYHEHNKWEKGKFLLEKLEAGENIALVSDAGMPGISDPGEDLIREAILKKIEVIVLPGSTASITALLLSGFPTGKFVFEGFLPSNKKDRKKELERLKNEERTIILYEAPHRLMDLLKDMCEVLGNRRISISRELTKIHEETFRGTIEEGIEKYRENRKGEFVIVVEGGKAEKEVPLLDIPIKEHIKLYMENGFSKKEAIKKVSKDRDIPKNQVYKESIDL
- a CDS encoding tRNA1(Val) (adenine(37)-N6)-methyltransferase, yielding METILRDGEKIDIIPGSNYKIIQNRGKFSYGTDAILLSNFSKIKIDSTGLDLGTGTGIIPLFLCSRYSPKKVYGIEIQEEVADMASRSVKMNNLGEQIEILNMDLKNLPEIFKSGQFQFVTSNPPYMKGGGGIVNERDNFAISRHEIACSLEDIVRTASYLLCQGGKFFMVHRPHRLVDIIWLLRKYNLEPKSIQFVHPKYDEKPNILLIMSMKGGKSELKFQKPLYVYNHDGTYTDEIYKIYGMDVENKNG
- a CDS encoding 4Fe-4S binding protein, with the protein product MAYKITDACISCGACAAECPVEAISAGDDRYVIDPEKCIECGACANVCPVDAPKQD
- a CDS encoding PSP1 domain-containing protein, with translation MIKVVGVRFKKAGKIYYFDPDELEINRDDCVIVETARGIEFGHVVVGPKEVTEEEIVPPLKKVLRIATQEDCQIHEENKEKAQEAFIICLEKIEEHGLQMKLVDVEYTFDNNKVIFYFTADGRVDFRELVKDLAAIFRTRIELRQIGVRDEAKMIGGLGPCGKPVCCTAFLGEFEPVSIKMAKEQDLSLNPTKISGLCGRLMCCLKYEHHVYEEILERMPSIGTIVVTPLGRGTVIESYTIMENVKVKVTLSDDTEDLIVYNINDIEITEDIDPEYIIPEENCPCEVEECCNKHRDLQEN
- the holB gene encoding DNA polymerase III subunit delta', yielding MDIVGHEKIIQSLKRAIENDKISHSYLFQGPEAIGKKKVAYEFAKTLLCKRRGLEPCNECSSCIKFDSSNHPDFYLVEAEKNTIKKSQIEEAIKSMMLKPLEGNRKIYIIDDSFKLRKEAQNAFLKTLEEPPSYVNIILISTSSENILPTILSRCEVINFIPVEKEKIVKVLIEKYGKKTEEAEFISSFSRGSIGRAIELCRNEEFFNLREKTIETIDEIVKGDRLKVFSDISFFEANKNSIDEILDIILYWFRDLFIYKETNSTDLIINRDKMEILSSQKFLSKDKINDIMEYIMVTKRNIDLRLNYQLSIETMLLKMQEV
- a CDS encoding cyclic-di-AMP receptor → MKLLIAIVQDADTPKLVKALMSNKFRVTKLASTGGFLKSGNTTLLIGVEENQIDDVLSIIEEICSSRAIKKGNQEINIGGATIFIMDIDDFKRI